From one Dermacentor variabilis isolate Ectoservices chromosome 3, ASM5094787v1, whole genome shotgun sequence genomic stretch:
- the LOC142576219 gene encoding uncharacterized protein LOC142576219, which translates to MRASVLVLFAVATIASAGVLHYGGDDYGGGGGGGYGGGGGFGGGGGGGGDDISVASVSYVKEPVVSLKYVAKPVVSYVAKPVATVSHALKPVVTYTSISSGGGGYGGGGGGGYGGGGGGYGGGGGGHGGGWPWS; encoded by the exons ATGCGAGCATCG GTCCTCGTCCTCTTCGCCGTAGCAACCATCGCCTCTGCAGGTGTTCTGCATTACGGCGGCGATGATTATGGCGGAGGTGGTGGCGGCGGTTACGGCGGCGGAGGCGgtttcggtggtggtggtggtggcggcggagaTGACATCAGCGTTGCATCTGTCTCGTACGTCAAGGAGCCCGTTGTGAGCTTAAAGTACGTCGCCAAGCCTGTGGTCAGTTACGTGGCCAAGCCGGTAGCCACCGTGTCGCATGCCCTGAAGCCGGTGGTGACGTACACGTCAATCTCCAGCGGCGGCGGAGGGTATGGAGGCGGCGGCGGAGGCGGATACGGTGGAGGTGGCGGCGGATACGGTGGAGGTGGTGGAGGCCACGGCGGAGGATGGCCCTGGTCGTAA